A genomic region of Trichothermofontia sichuanensis B231 contains the following coding sequences:
- a CDS encoding NAD(P)H-dependent flavin oxidoreductase, whose translation MKGLTPLRIGQQVARYPIVQGGMGVRISGARLAAAVANAGGIGIISTAGLGLNSPYFDPQRPGKDPQTAFFAANRLALIDELRLARTLSPTGVIGINSMVATRDHETMVRTAAAAGVNLVIAGAGLPLRLPEYTADHPEVALVPIVSSVRAAQLICRKWERQYQRLPDAIVVESPRYAGGHLGARESEVMDPALSAEQVIPALVAYLREEVGADIPVIAAGGVWDRADLEAMLALGARGVQLGTRFITTHECDAAPAYKEFHRQASPEDVVLVPSPVGLPGRALRNPFAEKAIQGVLRPQGGCFNCLHSCKWRDSRETYCILQALDRASRGDVVNGLIFSGANAGRAKEIQSVAAIIQELTQEPPQALTPVGV comes from the coding sequence ATGAAAGGACTCACACCTCTGCGCATTGGTCAGCAGGTTGCGCGTTATCCGATCGTTCAGGGCGGCATGGGGGTGCGGATCTCCGGTGCCCGACTGGCCGCAGCCGTTGCGAATGCGGGTGGTATTGGCATTATCTCCACGGCGGGGTTGGGGCTGAATTCTCCTTATTTTGACCCCCAGCGACCGGGGAAGGACCCTCAGACAGCGTTTTTTGCCGCCAACCGGTTGGCCTTGATCGACGAGTTGCGCTTGGCCCGTACCCTCAGCCCAACGGGGGTGATTGGCATTAACTCAATGGTGGCGACCCGGGATCACGAGACAATGGTGCGCACAGCGGCGGCAGCCGGGGTAAATTTAGTCATTGCGGGGGCGGGATTACCGCTGCGGTTACCAGAATATACAGCAGATCACCCAGAGGTTGCCCTGGTGCCAATCGTCTCCAGTGTGCGGGCGGCGCAATTGATTTGCCGCAAGTGGGAACGCCAGTACCAGCGGCTACCGGATGCGATCGTCGTTGAGAGTCCCCGTTATGCGGGTGGGCACCTAGGAGCTAGGGAATCGGAAGTTATGGATCCTGCCCTGAGTGCCGAGCAGGTGATTCCTGCCCTCGTCGCCTATTTGCGCGAGGAAGTGGGGGCAGACATTCCCGTCATTGCAGCAGGTGGCGTTTGGGACCGGGCAGATTTAGAGGCCATGTTGGCCTTGGGCGCTAGGGGCGTGCAACTGGGCACCCGTTTTATTACTACTCATGAGTGTGATGCAGCGCCTGCCTATAAAGAGTTCCATCGTCAGGCGAGTCCAGAGGATGTGGTTCTGGTCCCCAGCCCCGTGGGCCTACCGGGACGGGCACTGCGCAACCCCTTTGCAGAAAAGGCGATTCAGGGCGTCCTGCGGCCCCAAGGGGGCTGTTTTAATTGTCTCCACAGTTGTAAATGGCGAGACAGCCGGGAAACCTACTGCATTCTCCAGGCCCTCGATCGGGCCAGCCGGGGCGATGTTGTCAACGGCCTGATCTTTTCGGGAGCCAATGCTGGACGCGCCAAGGAAATACAATCGGTCGCAGCCATCATCCAGGAGCTAACCCAGGAACCCCCACAAGCCTTGACTCCCGTTGGGGTTTAA